One Candidatus Paceibacterota bacterium genomic window carries:
- a CDS encoding ABC transporter ATP-binding protein, with product MITVNDITKTYGSGDTAFQALKGVSFTIKDGEFIAIMGPSGSGKSTLMHILGCLDIPTTGKYLLNKKDVSMFTDDELADIRRLHIGFVFQTFNLLPRTTVMRNVMLPLIYAGVNEEDRETRSKKALVAASMTESHFFHKSNQLSGGQIQRVAIARALVNDPSLILADEPTGNLDTKTGEIVLGTFQKLNKEHGRTIILITHEHDVAEYAERIITLRDGIIVSDSKSHARKHAKHYET from the coding sequence ATGATTACAGTCAACGATATTACAAAAACATATGGCTCGGGTGATACGGCATTCCAGGCTCTCAAAGGTGTTTCTTTTACGATTAAGGACGGAGAATTTATCGCTATTATGGGTCCTTCTGGTTCGGGAAAATCGACATTGATGCATATATTAGGTTGCCTAGATATTCCCACTACAGGCAAATACCTCCTGAATAAAAAAGATGTATCCATGTTCACTGACGACGAGCTTGCCGATATCCGTAGATTACATATCGGCTTTGTTTTTCAGACCTTTAATTTACTCCCGCGCACAACTGTCATGCGGAATGTGATGTTGCCACTTATATATGCAGGGGTTAATGAAGAAGATAGAGAGACAAGATCAAAGAAGGCACTCGTTGCAGCAAGCATGACAGAGTCCCATTTTTTTCACAAAAGCAATCAACTCTCGGGTGGACAGATTCAGCGTGTAGCAATTGCGAGAGCGCTTGTGAATGATCCTTCTCTCATTCTTGCCGATGAACCCACCGGGAACCTCGACACAAAAACAGGAGAAATTGTTTTGGGGACATTTCAGAAGTTAAACAAGGAACATGGTCGTACTATTATTTTAATTACGCACGAGCATGATGTTGCAGAATATGCGGAACGTATTATTACTCTCCGTGATGGCATCATTGTTTCGGATTCTAAATCTCATGCGCGTAAGCATGCAAAACATTATGAAACTTAA